From the Candida dubliniensis CD36 chromosome 2, complete sequence genome, the window CTGCAGTAATTAATCCCGGAGGATATGGCTTACCTTGTTCATCCAAATCTTCAAgcaaataatgatatttcaTACCTTCGTCCTTCTTTTGTTCCTCAATCAACTGTGCtggatcaattattttcacGGTTGCGTTTTCGTCTTTGTGTTGCAACAAATTAGCAACTCTATTCAATTCTTCCTCGTCATGGACATATGGAATAACGTAGAACTTATACTTTGAATTCATATGATGACtaattaatttgtttcttctCTTCAATCCCGTTTCTTCTTCATACAGCTGAAATTCACGTTCAGTAAAACTCTGCTTGGGTGGCTTTTTCTTATCAACACGGTTAGCAACAAAGTAGATTGCAACCCACGAAGCTACAAGCATATAAAAAAGATACCTAATAACTGGTtcttttttcctttctttaTGAACAATAAcataatttcttttgataatttgaatcggggtttgatgaaaaattggtgTCCTAACCAACGTTGGATATCTAGTGGTCAATACTCGTTTGGTAGATAACAACTGTGGTTGTAGTCTAGGTGCTAATCTAGTGAACATGAGTGGAGGTGGTGAATACTTGGTAACGACTTATAgtatatttgtatttggaAACAACCAACTAACTTTAGTTATAGTTTtcctaattttttttttttttttcagtcCTACTAATTGGTCGTGAGAGGATTAGTACTTGATATGTCTCTTAACAAAAAATGCTAAACATGTCAAAGagaaggaagaaaaaaaaaaaaaaaattttatttcaaCCACCATAGTAAGCTAGATTATAAgctaaacaaaaatattcaTACATAATGTCGTTAGTGCTGTTGTCCAAGTTCTGTGCCCATGTGAAGAACTGTTTGAACGTTACTTTGAGCAAAACCTCGGTTCCATATAATAGAAGTAACTTACAAGTAGCCATGGCATTATATCAACAGGGTTTTATCAGTTCTATACAAAGAGGATCAACAGTAGGGCCTGATTTGAAACCAACTGAAGTGACTCCAGATAACATAAACTCAAGAAGACTATggattgatttgaaatataGAAATAACCAATCGGTAATAAGacaattggaattgatCTCCAAACCTAGTAAAAAGATTGATTTAACAactgaagaaattaaagcGTTGGCATCTGGGTTGAAAGTTAGAAACATTCCAGCTTTGCAACCGGCTGAatgtatttttattaaacatGACAAAGATATATTGGAAGTTCAAGAGGCAGCAAAAAAAGGTATTTCGGGGCAAGCGTTATTTAGAGTGAGATGAACAAATAAGTCAAGTGTATTACCAACTGTAAATAGATTTGAAAGAATACAAAaccatatatatatattgtaCACAGATACTTCAAGTATTGGCTTATAAGGCAACCTTTTGGGTGGTCCCGCTTCCATTCCAATTGGTCATGTCCACCTGCCAACTCTTCCAAACCATTAATTTCTCTCTGAAATCTTCAGTTGCATTGGATTTGCTGAAGCTTTGTTGTGAAGACGAGGCATAATCGTTTTTTGTAAAAACCGGCTTTGCTGGTTTAAATGTTTCCTTGTAGGTGACTATCGGTGATGCACCGGGCACAGAAGATGCTGAAGACGCTAAAGCTTTCAAACCTTTATTTTCCTGCTCCAACGACAGTATTTTATCGTTCAAGTCcatttttgaaagtttCAAATCAGTGTTTTCATCACGCAATTTTTTAATGGTTGACTTTTGTTGATCTACTGTTTGTTTCAACTCTTCAATTTGCTTTTCAAGTTCAGATGTCAGAGACAATGACTCTGAAATAGCTTCTTTGGAGACCTTCAGTTGATCTTCCTTTTCTGTCTGCAGTTCTTCGGCAATTTCCTCTTTTGTTTCCTTGGCATTTTCAATATCCTCGTCGTCTTTTTTATCTTCTGTTTTGTCTTCTGGTACGGGTGTTCCTTCAGCACTTTCTTCAATCTCAGCAGTTTCActcttttttgatttcttggatttctttttcttatttttctttttcaattcttcaaactTTTTACGTGCTGCTTCcaatctttcttctttcgATAATTCTGTGTCTGAGACATTGGTATCTTCTATTGTAAGATCTCTCTCGCTATCGGACATGACTGTTTATTTGGATGTTGGTATTATGAAATGCTGTTAAAAGTATGTGTTGTGTTGTGTGGtggtttgtttttctttcccCTTGTTTGTAAGTGACATTTTTTTCGCACAGCAAACATGGATGTCTAACTCTGTCTCCAAACTGAAAACTTTCGTAGCATTTTCACTAGTTGTTgaatcttcatcattgtTGTCGGTTCATATTAATGTGGAAAGCACTCCATGACTTCTTTCATATCTAATCTTTTGAACATAAATTGGCTATCATTGTTTCAAGAATTATCAGTTTTCCCCGTGAGGGAGTAGAAAGGGTATAAGTC encodes:
- a CDS encoding hypothetical mitochondrial protein, conserved (1 probable transmembrane helix predicted by TMHMM2.0 at aa 57-76;~function unknown; localized to mitochondrion in S. cerevisiae), which produces MFTRLAPRLQPQLLSTKRVLTTRYPTLVRTPIFHQTPIQIIKRNYVIVHKERKKEPVIRYLFYMLVASWVAIYFVANRVDKKKPPKQSFTEREFQSYEEETGLKRRNKLISHHMNSKYKFYVIPYVHDEEELNRVANLLQHKDENATVKIIDPAQLIEEQKKDEGMKYHYLLEDLDEQGKPYPPGLITAVIKQEIYKILNTREGTFDTNFLIKNYPQTTNEAIKFENDISDIQKCLILHYDMLNELPKNKTDEEQRAIKNVDGYFSSVGKSKTLVEKFDPMDKEFEDIILEDI
- a CDS encoding mitochondrial 37S ribosomal protein MRPS8 (Similar to S. cerevisiae MRPS8); this translates as MSLVSLSKFCAHVKNCLNVTLSKTSVPYNRSNLQVAMALYQQGFISSIQRGSTVGPDLKPTEVTPDNINSRRLWIDLKYRNNQSVIRQLELISKPSKKIDLTTEEIKALASGLKVRNIPALQPAECIFIKHDKDILEVQEAAKKGISGQALFRVR